In one Mastacembelus armatus chromosome 19, fMasArm1.2, whole genome shotgun sequence genomic region, the following are encoded:
- the spag9b gene encoding C-Jun-amino-terminal kinase-interacting protein 4 isoform X11, translating into MSPGCMLLFVFGFVGGAVVINSAVLVSLSVLLLVHYSVSTGGLPALPSLPSLPRPSRKERPISMGIFQVAGTDGMTPDLQRDPMDNLAEPWRFNNLSHPRSNTSLKCEEQFSPVKVQGEKSEENLSSQEADHDQDELANANHRGTKSNTPTDQGSLFKSGAPASLQSAESKSNTQMSSQDGTSKSSTPASSYSGNSQSTTPLSPHDGGPAGISPASSLAGGSTSAIPLSAAASDVATKSLDTPLQEQATSDGLSKNLDWRGEKPESSKNITAVQEGQQGQLGLDGQETAPTLLRGEAGADNLEKSEVQAIIESTPELDMDLDGCRGTSTPTKGGIENLAFDRNTDSLFEELSSAGNDLIGDVDEGADLLGMGREVEHLIHENTQLLETKNALNVVKNDLIARVDELSCEKEVLRGELDAVTQAKTKLEEKNKELEEEIKKIRAELEEAKQKAKNENEDDSDLPTAQRKRFTRVEMARVLMERNQYKERLMELQEAVRWTEMIRASKENPTLQEKKKSSLWQFFSRLFSSSGGAAKKPAVEAPVNVKYNAPTSQIQPSVKKRSSALQQLPSDKSKAFDFLNEEVPADTVVSRREQKRAQYQQVKAHVQKEDGRVQANGWSLPKKYKANGGQAESKMKNLPVPVFLRPLDEKDASMKLWCAAGVNLSGGKTRDGGSIVGASVFYSDMPGPESPKKKIGSQSSLDKLDQELEEQQKELRQQDELSSLVWICTSTHSSSKAVVIDANQPGNILESFFVCNSHVLCIASVPGARETDYPAGEEVSANSEAGLVGDGSSSSTNSGSAGGDGMLGGITVVGCTAEGAAAVPQTADSPGKDGETESKPAEEATEATEASAGLADQRETLRGVYTEHVFTDPLGAQQTTETPASYSQRESDLLKDGVSSNPSAEEQDLMREEAQKMSSVLPTMWLGAQNGCVYVHSSVAQWKKCLHSIKLKDSVLGIVHVKGRVLVGLSDGTLAIFHRGVDGQWDLTNYHLLDLGRPHHSIRCMTVVHDKVWCGYRNKIYVVQPKAMKIEKSFDAHPRKDSQVRQLAWDGDGIWVSIRLDSTLRLFHAHTYQHLQDVDIEPYVSKMLGTGKLGFSFVRITALMVSCNCLWIGTGNGVIISIPLTETSKVTKAVGNHPGSVVRVYGDDSGDKVTAGTFVPYCSMAHAQLCFHGHRDAVKFFTAVPGHAVPSVSCGGEAAGDKATDASAQEGTRSMLVMSGGEGYIDFRMGDEDGEMEEGEDARMKLQPFLAKAERSHLIVWQVLVKED; encoded by the exons ATGAGCCCCGGGtgtatgctgctgtttgtttttggctttgTAGGGGGAGCGGTGGTCATCAACTCTGCTGTACTGGTctctctgtcagtgctgctgctggtccATTACTCTGTCTCTACTGGTGGCTTACCTGCCCTGCCTTCATTACCCTCCTTACCCAGACCCAGCAg GAAGGAACGCCCCATCTCCATGGGCATATTCCAAGTTGCTGGGACTGATGGCATGACCCCTGACCTCCAGAGGGATCCCATGGACAATCTGGCTGAACCATGGAGATTCAACAACCTTAGCCACCCACGGTCCAACACCAGCCTCAAG TGTGAGGAACAGTTCTCCCCTGTCAAAGTTCAAGGTGAAAAGTCAGAGGAAAATTTGTCCAGTCAGGAGGCTGATCATGACCAG GATGAATTGGCCAATGCAAACCACAGAGGCACTAAATCCAATACTCCAACTGACCAGGGAAGTCTATTCAAAAGTGGAGCCCCAGCTTCATTACAAAGTGCAGAATCCAAATCCAACACTCAAATGTCCTCTCAGGATGGTACCTCTAAATCAAGCACTCCTGCATCTTCATACAGTGGTAACTCACAGTCCACCACACCTCTGTCTCCTCACGATGGAGGACCTGCCGGTATAAGTCCTGCGTCCAGTTTGGCAGGAGGGTCTACTTCTGCTATACCGttgtctgcagctgcttcagaTGTCGCCACAAAGTCTTTGGACACACCCTTACAGGAACAGGCAACTTCAGATGGGCTCAGCAAGAACCTGGACTGGAGGGGTGAGAAGCCGGAGAGCAGTAAGAACATCACAGCTGTGCAGGAAGGACAGCAGGGTCAGCTTGGGCTTGACGGTCAGGAGACTGCTCCTACGCTTCTCAGAGGTGAAG CTGGAGCAGACAACCTGGAGAAGTCTGAGGTGCAAGCTATAATTGAGTCCACTCCCGAACTTGACATGGACCTTGATGGCTGCAGAGGAACAAG CACACCGACAAAAGGTGGCATCGAAAACCTGGCATTTGACCGGAACACTGACTCTCTGTTTGAGGAGCTGTCATCTGCAGGAAATGACCTGATAGGAGATGTAGACGAAGGAGCCGACCTGCTGG gtatgGGTCGGGAAGTTGAGCATCTTATCCATGAGAACACCCAGCTGCTGGAGACCAA AAATGCGTTGAATGTGGTGAAAAATGACCTTATAGCACGTGTGGATGAACTGTCTTGTGAGAAGGAGGTTCTGCGAGGAGAGTTGGATGCCGTCACCCAGGCCAAGACCAAACTGGAGGAGAAGAACAAAGAAttagaagaagaaataaaaaa AATTCGAGCAGAACTAGAGGAAGCCAAACAGAAGGCCAAGAATGAAAATGAGGATGAC AGTGACCTGCCTACAGCACAGAGGAAGCGCTTCACCAGGGTGGAGATGGCCAGAGTCCTGATGGAGAGGAACCAGTATAAGGAGAGGCTAATGGAGCTGCAGGAGGCTGTCAGATGGACAGAGATGATCCG GGCTTCAAAGGAGAACCCAACTCttcaagagaagaagaaatccAGCCTCTGGCAATT TTTCAGCCGTTTGTTCAGCTCGTCGGGTGGGGCAGCCAAGAAGCCGGCGGTGGAGGCCCCAGTGAATGTCAAGTACAACGCGCCCACCTCCCAGATTCAGCCATCCGTCAAGAAGAGGAGCAGTGCTCTGCAGCAGCTACCCAGTGACAAGAGCAAAGCCTTTGATTTCCTCAATGAGGA AGTGCCAGCTGATACTGTCGTGTCCAGGCGAGAGCAGAAAAGGGCACAATATCAGCAGGTCAAAGCTCATGTCCAGAAGGAGGATGGCAGAGTGCAGGCTAATGGCTGGAGCCTGCCCAAGAAATACAAA GCCAACGGTGGTCAGGCAGAGAGTAAGATGAAAAATCTACCTGTTCCTGTCTTTCTCAGACCACTGGATGAAAAAGATGCTTCTATGAAG ctgtGGTGTGCTGCTGGTGTGAACCTCTCTGGAGGTAAAACCAGAGATGGAGGGTCGATTGTGGGAGCCAGTGTGTTTTACAGTGACATGCCTGGACCAGAGAGCCCTAAAAAGAAAATAGGATCTCAGAGCAGTCTGGACAAACTGGATCAAGAACTCGAG GAGCAGCAGAAGGAGTTGCGGCAGCAAGACGAGTTGTCATCACTGGTGTGGATCTGCACCAGCACCCATTCCTCCAGTAAAGCTGTTGTCATCGATGCCAACCAGCCAGGAAACATCCTGGAGAGTTTCTTTGTTTGTAACTCCCATGTCCTCTGCATCGCTAGTGTACCAG gtGCACGGGAGACAGACTACCCAGCTGGTGAAGAAGTATCTGCAAACTCTGAGGCAGGACTAGTGGGGGATGGCAGCTCATCATCAACCAATAGTGGTTCAGCAGGTGGCGATGGCATGCTGGGAGGCATCACTGTTGTGGGCTGCACAGCtgaaggagcagcagctgtTCCTCAGACAGCAGACAGTCCaggaaaagatggagaaactg AATCTAAACCAGCAGAGGAGGCAACCGAGGCAACCGAGGCCAGCGCAGGGCTTGCTGACCAAAGAGAAACCCTGAGGGGAGTCTATACCGAGCACGTCTTCACTGATCCACTGGGAGCTCAGCAGACAACAGAGACTCCAGCCAGCTACTCTCAGAG GGAAAGTGATTTGCTGAAAGATGGTGTCAGTTCAAACCCCAGCGCTGAGGAGCAGGATCTGATGAGAGAGGAGGCTCAGAAGATGAGCAGTGTTCTACCCACCATGTGGCTGGGGGCACAGAATGGATG CGTGTACGTCCACTCCTCTGTGGCTCAGTGGAAGAAGTGTCTCCATTCAATAAAGCTGAAGGACTCTGTGCTTGGCATAGT ACATGTGAAAGGGCGTGTACTGGTTGGTCTCTCTGATGGCACTTTAGCCATTTTCCACAGAGGTGTAG ATGGCCAGTGGGACCTGACCAACTACCATCTGTTAGACTTGGGCAGACCACACCACTCCATCCGCTGCATGACTGTAGTGCATGACAAGGTGTGGTGTGGCTACAGGAACAAGATATATGTGGTGCAACCCAAAGCTATGAAGATAGAG AAGTCATTTGACGCCCACCCTCGTAAGGACAGTCAGGTACGTCAGCTGGCCTGGGATGGTGATGGTATTTGGGTGTCCATCAGGCTGGACTCCACTCTCAGGCTGTTCCACGCTCACACCTACCAGCACCTCCAGGACGTCGACATCGAGCCCTATGTCAGCAAGATGCTGG GTACTGGGAAGCTGGGCTTTTCGTTTGTGAGGATCACAGCCCTGATGGTGTCATGTAATTGTCTATGGATCGGCACTGGGAACGGAGTCATCATCTCCATTCCTCTGACAGAAA CCAGCAAGGTAACCAAGGCAGTAGGTAACCATCCAGGAAGTGTAGTCCGTGTCTATGGTGACGACAGTGGGGATAAAGTGACAGCTGGGACTTTTGTGCCATATTGCTCCATGGCTCATGCGCAGCTCTGTTTCCATGGTCACCGGGATGCTGTCAAGTTCTTCACTGCTGTCCCAG GTCATGCAGTTCCATCTGTGTCCTGTGGAGGAGAGGCAGCAGGTGACAAGGCGACAGATGCCTCAGCTCAGGAAGGAACCAGGTCTATGTTGGTAATGAGTGGAGGAGAAGGCTATATTGATTTTAGGATGG GTGATGAGGATGGCGAGATGGAAGAAGGGGAAGATGCTCGTATGAAGCTGCAGCCATTCCTGGCTAAAGCCGAGCGCAGCCACCTCATCGTCTGGCAGGTCCTGGTCAAAGAGGATTAA
- the spag9b gene encoding C-Jun-amino-terminal kinase-interacting protein 4 isoform X8, translating into MSPGCMLLFVFGFVGGAVVINSAVLVSLSVLLLVHYSVSTGGLPALPSLPSLPRPSRKERPISMGIFQVAGTDGMTPDLQRDPMDNLAEPWRFNNLSHPRSNTSLKCEEQFSPVKVQGEKSEENLSSQEADHDQDELANANHRGTKSNTPTDQGSLFKSGAPASLQSAESKSNTQMSSQDGTSKSSTPASSYSGNSQSTTPLSPHDGGPAGISPASSLAGGSTSAIPLSAAASDVATKSLDTPLQEQATSDGLSKNLDWRGEKPESSKNITAVQEGQQGQLGLDGQETAPTLLRGEAGADNLEKSEVQAIIESTPELDMDLDGCRGTSTPTKGGIENLAFDRNTDSLFEELSSAGNDLIGDVDEGADLLGMGREVEHLIHENTQLLETKNALNVVKNDLIARVDELSCEKEVLRGELDAVTQAKTKLEEKNKELEEEIKKIRAELEEAKQKAKNENEDDSDLPTAQRKRFTRVEMARVLMERNQYKERLMELQEAVRWTEMIRASKENPTLQEKKKSSLWQLMSFSRLFSSSGGAAKKPAVEAPVNVKYNAPTSQIQPSVKKRSSALQQLPSDKSKAFDFLNEEVPADTVVSRREQKRAQYQQVKAHVQKEDGRVQANGWSLPKKYKANGGQAESKMKNLPVPVFLRPLDEKDASMKLWCAAGVNLSGGKTRDGGSIVGASVFYSDMPGPESPKKKIGSQSSLDKLDQELEEQQKELRQQDELSSLVWICTSTHSSSKAVVIDANQPGNILESFFVCNSHVLCIASVPGARETDYPAGEEVSANSEAGLVGDGSSSSTNSGSAGGDGMLGGITVVGCTAEGAAAVPQTADSPGKDGETESKPAEEATEATEASAGLADQRETLRGVYTEHVFTDPLGAQQTTETPASYSQRESDLLKDGVSSNPSAEEQDLMREEAQKMSSVLPTMWLGAQNGCVYVHSSVAQWKKCLHSIKLKDSVLGIVHVKGRVLVGLSDGTLAIFHRGVDGQWDLTNYHLLDLGRPHHSIRCMTVVHDKVWCGYRNKIYVVQPKAMKIEKSFDAHPRKDSQVRQLAWDGDGIWVSIRLDSTLRLFHAHTYQHLQDVDIEPYVSKMLGTGKLGFSFVRITALMVSCNCLWIGTGNGVIISIPLTETASKVTKAVGNHPGSVVRVYGDDSGDKVTAGTFVPYCSMAHAQLCFHGHRDAVKFFTAVPGHAVPSVSCGGEAAGDKATDASAQEGTRSMLVMSGGEGYIDFRMGDEDGEMEEGEDARMKLQPFLAKAERSHLIVWQVLVKED; encoded by the exons ATGAGCCCCGGGtgtatgctgctgtttgtttttggctttgTAGGGGGAGCGGTGGTCATCAACTCTGCTGTACTGGTctctctgtcagtgctgctgctggtccATTACTCTGTCTCTACTGGTGGCTTACCTGCCCTGCCTTCATTACCCTCCTTACCCAGACCCAGCAg GAAGGAACGCCCCATCTCCATGGGCATATTCCAAGTTGCTGGGACTGATGGCATGACCCCTGACCTCCAGAGGGATCCCATGGACAATCTGGCTGAACCATGGAGATTCAACAACCTTAGCCACCCACGGTCCAACACCAGCCTCAAG TGTGAGGAACAGTTCTCCCCTGTCAAAGTTCAAGGTGAAAAGTCAGAGGAAAATTTGTCCAGTCAGGAGGCTGATCATGACCAG GATGAATTGGCCAATGCAAACCACAGAGGCACTAAATCCAATACTCCAACTGACCAGGGAAGTCTATTCAAAAGTGGAGCCCCAGCTTCATTACAAAGTGCAGAATCCAAATCCAACACTCAAATGTCCTCTCAGGATGGTACCTCTAAATCAAGCACTCCTGCATCTTCATACAGTGGTAACTCACAGTCCACCACACCTCTGTCTCCTCACGATGGAGGACCTGCCGGTATAAGTCCTGCGTCCAGTTTGGCAGGAGGGTCTACTTCTGCTATACCGttgtctgcagctgcttcagaTGTCGCCACAAAGTCTTTGGACACACCCTTACAGGAACAGGCAACTTCAGATGGGCTCAGCAAGAACCTGGACTGGAGGGGTGAGAAGCCGGAGAGCAGTAAGAACATCACAGCTGTGCAGGAAGGACAGCAGGGTCAGCTTGGGCTTGACGGTCAGGAGACTGCTCCTACGCTTCTCAGAGGTGAAG CTGGAGCAGACAACCTGGAGAAGTCTGAGGTGCAAGCTATAATTGAGTCCACTCCCGAACTTGACATGGACCTTGATGGCTGCAGAGGAACAAG CACACCGACAAAAGGTGGCATCGAAAACCTGGCATTTGACCGGAACACTGACTCTCTGTTTGAGGAGCTGTCATCTGCAGGAAATGACCTGATAGGAGATGTAGACGAAGGAGCCGACCTGCTGG gtatgGGTCGGGAAGTTGAGCATCTTATCCATGAGAACACCCAGCTGCTGGAGACCAA AAATGCGTTGAATGTGGTGAAAAATGACCTTATAGCACGTGTGGATGAACTGTCTTGTGAGAAGGAGGTTCTGCGAGGAGAGTTGGATGCCGTCACCCAGGCCAAGACCAAACTGGAGGAGAAGAACAAAGAAttagaagaagaaataaaaaa AATTCGAGCAGAACTAGAGGAAGCCAAACAGAAGGCCAAGAATGAAAATGAGGATGAC AGTGACCTGCCTACAGCACAGAGGAAGCGCTTCACCAGGGTGGAGATGGCCAGAGTCCTGATGGAGAGGAACCAGTATAAGGAGAGGCTAATGGAGCTGCAGGAGGCTGTCAGATGGACAGAGATGATCCG GGCTTCAAAGGAGAACCCAACTCttcaagagaagaagaaatccAGCCTCTGGCAATT GATG AGTTTCAGCCGTTTGTTCAGCTCGTCGGGTGGGGCAGCCAAGAAGCCGGCGGTGGAGGCCCCAGTGAATGTCAAGTACAACGCGCCCACCTCCCAGATTCAGCCATCCGTCAAGAAGAGGAGCAGTGCTCTGCAGCAGCTACCCAGTGACAAGAGCAAAGCCTTTGATTTCCTCAATGAGGA AGTGCCAGCTGATACTGTCGTGTCCAGGCGAGAGCAGAAAAGGGCACAATATCAGCAGGTCAAAGCTCATGTCCAGAAGGAGGATGGCAGAGTGCAGGCTAATGGCTGGAGCCTGCCCAAGAAATACAAA GCCAACGGTGGTCAGGCAGAGAGTAAGATGAAAAATCTACCTGTTCCTGTCTTTCTCAGACCACTGGATGAAAAAGATGCTTCTATGAAG ctgtGGTGTGCTGCTGGTGTGAACCTCTCTGGAGGTAAAACCAGAGATGGAGGGTCGATTGTGGGAGCCAGTGTGTTTTACAGTGACATGCCTGGACCAGAGAGCCCTAAAAAGAAAATAGGATCTCAGAGCAGTCTGGACAAACTGGATCAAGAACTCGAG GAGCAGCAGAAGGAGTTGCGGCAGCAAGACGAGTTGTCATCACTGGTGTGGATCTGCACCAGCACCCATTCCTCCAGTAAAGCTGTTGTCATCGATGCCAACCAGCCAGGAAACATCCTGGAGAGTTTCTTTGTTTGTAACTCCCATGTCCTCTGCATCGCTAGTGTACCAG gtGCACGGGAGACAGACTACCCAGCTGGTGAAGAAGTATCTGCAAACTCTGAGGCAGGACTAGTGGGGGATGGCAGCTCATCATCAACCAATAGTGGTTCAGCAGGTGGCGATGGCATGCTGGGAGGCATCACTGTTGTGGGCTGCACAGCtgaaggagcagcagctgtTCCTCAGACAGCAGACAGTCCaggaaaagatggagaaactg AATCTAAACCAGCAGAGGAGGCAACCGAGGCAACCGAGGCCAGCGCAGGGCTTGCTGACCAAAGAGAAACCCTGAGGGGAGTCTATACCGAGCACGTCTTCACTGATCCACTGGGAGCTCAGCAGACAACAGAGACTCCAGCCAGCTACTCTCAGAG GGAAAGTGATTTGCTGAAAGATGGTGTCAGTTCAAACCCCAGCGCTGAGGAGCAGGATCTGATGAGAGAGGAGGCTCAGAAGATGAGCAGTGTTCTACCCACCATGTGGCTGGGGGCACAGAATGGATG CGTGTACGTCCACTCCTCTGTGGCTCAGTGGAAGAAGTGTCTCCATTCAATAAAGCTGAAGGACTCTGTGCTTGGCATAGT ACATGTGAAAGGGCGTGTACTGGTTGGTCTCTCTGATGGCACTTTAGCCATTTTCCACAGAGGTGTAG ATGGCCAGTGGGACCTGACCAACTACCATCTGTTAGACTTGGGCAGACCACACCACTCCATCCGCTGCATGACTGTAGTGCATGACAAGGTGTGGTGTGGCTACAGGAACAAGATATATGTGGTGCAACCCAAAGCTATGAAGATAGAG AAGTCATTTGACGCCCACCCTCGTAAGGACAGTCAGGTACGTCAGCTGGCCTGGGATGGTGATGGTATTTGGGTGTCCATCAGGCTGGACTCCACTCTCAGGCTGTTCCACGCTCACACCTACCAGCACCTCCAGGACGTCGACATCGAGCCCTATGTCAGCAAGATGCTGG GTACTGGGAAGCTGGGCTTTTCGTTTGTGAGGATCACAGCCCTGATGGTGTCATGTAATTGTCTATGGATCGGCACTGGGAACGGAGTCATCATCTCCATTCCTCTGACAGAAA CAGCCAGCAAGGTAACCAAGGCAGTAGGTAACCATCCAGGAAGTGTAGTCCGTGTCTATGGTGACGACAGTGGGGATAAAGTGACAGCTGGGACTTTTGTGCCATATTGCTCCATGGCTCATGCGCAGCTCTGTTTCCATGGTCACCGGGATGCTGTCAAGTTCTTCACTGCTGTCCCAG GTCATGCAGTTCCATCTGTGTCCTGTGGAGGAGAGGCAGCAGGTGACAAGGCGACAGATGCCTCAGCTCAGGAAGGAACCAGGTCTATGTTGGTAATGAGTGGAGGAGAAGGCTATATTGATTTTAGGATGG GTGATGAGGATGGCGAGATGGAAGAAGGGGAAGATGCTCGTATGAAGCTGCAGCCATTCCTGGCTAAAGCCGAGCGCAGCCACCTCATCGTCTGGCAGGTCCTGGTCAAAGAGGATTAA